Proteins encoded by one window of uncultured Draconibacterium sp.:
- a CDS encoding V-type ATP synthase subunit A, protein MNNNTTRTGKLISIQDSLVKARFYGNVIMGETANVIVDGKSLQAEVLQIDPDPKNADAGIVEMQVFEDLTGAQIGDQVEFTGKSLSVLLGPGLLTSIWDGLQNPLYKLGEQNAYLVPGMKAPALDEEKLWEFTPSVAVGDKVYGGDAIGTVPEGRLTHSILVPFNFGKCKVESIIKKSEVNITETVAVISDSQNTKHELKLAFRWAVKSPIPFKDRAIPSKTISTGVRVIDLLAPVSYGGTVGNPGPFGAGKTVLQHSLCKYALADIIIMAACGERAGEAVEVFKDFAELEDPSTGDSLMNRMCIFGNTSSMPVAAREASVFIALTVGEYYRYQGYSVVLLADSTSRWAQALRERSGRQGDIPGPEAFPMDIPDQIKGMYQRAGADQGTGGSLTFIGTVSPAGGNFQEPVTQATMDATGGFWGLSQDRADAKKYPAIDPLAYTSSVYDSFISWDDRNKMLQTLHEANGIDQTISTIGLKKVPIEKYVLFQKGLTIDFCVMQQNAFHKLDACTRPERLIVINEAVQKLIDSTINFDQEDKEDEEVKEQIKSKFDELRQWWKDWNTSAQTIDEMSVLPEKVEQFILQGEYTL, encoded by the coding sequence ATGAATAATAATACAACAAGAACAGGCAAGCTCATATCCATTCAGGATTCGTTGGTGAAAGCGCGATTCTACGGAAATGTGATAATGGGTGAAACTGCCAATGTTATAGTAGATGGTAAATCGTTACAAGCCGAAGTATTACAAATCGATCCCGATCCGAAAAATGCAGATGCAGGGATAGTTGAAATGCAGGTTTTTGAGGATTTAACAGGTGCTCAAATTGGCGATCAGGTTGAATTTACCGGCAAGTCTTTATCGGTACTTCTGGGTCCGGGGTTGCTAACCAGTATTTGGGACGGACTGCAAAATCCCTTATATAAACTGGGCGAACAGAATGCTTACCTGGTTCCCGGAATGAAAGCGCCGGCACTTGACGAAGAAAAATTGTGGGAATTTACCCCATCGGTAGCAGTTGGCGACAAAGTATATGGTGGCGATGCCATCGGTACCGTTCCTGAAGGACGTTTAACCCACAGCATTTTGGTACCCTTTAATTTTGGCAAATGCAAAGTGGAGAGCATTATCAAGAAAAGCGAGGTTAATATTACAGAAACTGTTGCCGTAATTTCCGATAGTCAAAACACAAAACACGAGTTAAAACTGGCATTCCGTTGGGCGGTTAAATCACCTATTCCGTTTAAGGATCGCGCTATTCCAAGCAAAACTATTTCTACCGGGGTGCGTGTTATCGATTTGCTGGCACCGGTTAGTTATGGCGGAACGGTTGGAAATCCTGGGCCTTTTGGTGCCGGGAAAACCGTTTTACAGCACTCGCTGTGTAAATATGCTTTAGCCGACATTATTATTATGGCTGCCTGTGGCGAACGTGCCGGTGAGGCTGTTGAGGTGTTTAAAGATTTTGCAGAATTGGAAGACCCGTCAACCGGCGACTCGCTGATGAACAGGATGTGTATTTTCGGAAACACTAGCTCGATGCCTGTTGCAGCGCGTGAGGCCAGTGTTTTTATTGCATTAACTGTGGGCGAATATTACCGCTACCAGGGCTACAGTGTGGTGCTTTTAGCCGACTCCACTTCGCGTTGGGCACAGGCACTTCGCGAGCGTAGTGGTCGCCAGGGAGATATTCCCGGTCCGGAGGCTTTCCCAATGGATATCCCGGATCAGATTAAAGGAATGTATCAGCGTGCCGGCGCCGATCAGGGAACAGGTGGTTCATTAACTTTTATCGGAACAGTATCGCCTGCAGGAGGTAACTTCCAGGAACCGGTAACACAGGCAACAATGGATGCAACCGGTGGTTTCTGGGGCTTGTCGCAAGACCGCGCTGATGCTAAAAAATACCCGGCAATCGATCCACTGGCATATACATCGTCGGTTTACGATAGTTTTATTTCGTGGGACGACCGTAATAAAATGCTGCAAACGTTACATGAGGCAAATGGTATCGATCAAACCATCAGTACAATTGGATTGAAGAAAGTCCCGATAGAAAAATATGTATTGTTTCAAAAAGGACTCACCATCGATTTCTGTGTTATGCAGCAAAATGCTTTCCATAAACTTGATGCTTGTACCCGTCCTGAACGCCTCATTGTTATTAACGAAGCTGTACAAAAACTGATTGATAGTACCATCAATTTTGACCAGGAGGACAAGGAAGATGAAGAAGTAAAAGAGCAAATAAAATCGAAATTTGATGAGTTGCGCCAGTGGTGGAAAGACTGGAATACGTCGGCTCAAACCATCGATGAAATGTCCGTTCTTCCGGAGAAAGTTGAACAATTTATTTTACAAGGAGAGTACACACTATGA
- a CDS encoding universal stress protein, producing the protein MKQKEYSILALISPNKEGETVLKEALYLQGTLDVKLVLLNVIKQASFFERNFQPEETEKAVTKAKIELTNFVEDVIGKKLPSDIVISVRAGNPVNVLLEKSKTDSLEFLLIDKSDGNYEGALNKDEINELVSLSKCPVLTVNKDFGVPKIKNIAIPIDITQSTKKRLLWAKFLAKRHNAKITILSALKANINEANSLALKNAQKIRHLFWEHNIECDIKILKVYNHDSHEVILNYIKEEKPELVIIRTHQESVFSNSSIGRFVAEIVHGSKLPVFTVNYTPNPVESLFL; encoded by the coding sequence ATGAAACAGAAAGAATATAGCATTTTAGCCCTTATTTCTCCCAATAAAGAAGGAGAAACCGTACTAAAAGAGGCTTTGTATTTGCAAGGAACGTTAGATGTAAAGCTTGTTTTATTAAACGTAATAAAGCAAGCGTCATTTTTTGAACGAAATTTTCAGCCCGAAGAGACAGAAAAAGCAGTAACAAAGGCTAAAATAGAGCTCACAAACTTTGTTGAAGATGTTATTGGTAAAAAACTTCCGAGCGATATTGTAATTTCAGTACGTGCAGGTAATCCGGTAAATGTTTTGTTGGAAAAGTCAAAAACCGACAGTCTTGAGTTTTTATTGATAGATAAAAGTGATGGGAATTATGAGGGAGCTTTGAATAAAGATGAAATCAATGAATTAGTGAGCTTATCAAAGTGCCCTGTTTTAACTGTAAACAAAGATTTTGGTGTTCCTAAAATTAAAAACATTGCAATTCCAATCGATATTACACAATCAACAAAGAAAAGACTTTTATGGGCAAAATTTTTAGCGAAAAGGCACAATGCGAAAATTACCATTTTATCAGCATTGAAAGCAAATATAAATGAAGCCAATAGTCTTGCCTTAAAAAACGCACAAAAAATCCGTCACTTATTTTGGGAGCATAATATTGAATGTGATATTAAAATTCTAAAAGTTTACAATCATGATTCGCATGAGGTTATTCTAAACTATATAAAGGAAGAAAAACCCGAATTAGTAATAATACGTACTCATCAGGAATCTGTATTCTCAAACTCCAGTATAGGAAGATTTGTGGCCGAGATAGTTCATGGTAGTAAGTTGCCGGTGTTTACAGTTAACTATACACCAAATCCTGTTGAATCACTTTTTCTCTGA
- the tsaA gene encoding tRNA (N6-threonylcarbamoyladenosine(37)-N6)-methyltransferase TrmO, with protein sequence MKEFKKVEMSVIGRISTPHKTIANIPIQAVGAEEFVGLIELEPHLRDALEGLEGFSNLILLYHFHLIDGYSVKVKPFMDDIEHGLFATRTPKRPSPIGMSTVELIKIEENKIWFKGADMLDGTPLIDIKPFFRQVDNRPDAVSGWLDSKDENLPSRHRSDDRFA encoded by the coding sequence ATGAAAGAATTTAAAAAAGTTGAGATGAGTGTTATTGGTAGAATTTCTACTCCGCATAAAACCATTGCTAATATTCCTATTCAGGCGGTAGGGGCAGAAGAGTTTGTTGGGCTTATTGAACTTGAACCACATTTACGTGATGCATTGGAAGGGTTGGAAGGATTTTCAAATTTAATTTTGCTTTACCACTTTCATTTGATAGATGGATACAGCGTTAAAGTAAAACCTTTTATGGATGATATAGAGCATGGATTATTTGCAACACGCACACCCAAAAGGCCTTCTCCAATTGGTATGTCAACTGTAGAACTGATTAAAATAGAGGAAAATAAAATATGGTTTAAGGGCGCTGATATGCTGGATGGAACACCTTTGATTGATATTAAACCTTTTTTCAGGCAAGTAGATAACAGACCCGATGCAGTTAGTGGCTGGCTGGATTCAAAAGATGAAAACCTGCCAAGCCGACATCGGTCTGATGATCGTTTTGCGTGA
- a CDS encoding transglycosylase domain-containing protein, whose translation MAKKKINTTSRTKKPVSRKKGKSKKSKKKYPILNFIFKAGIVVFLLGCLFFILVFLGVLGPVPSKSQLQQINNPLASEVYSIDGKILGRYYVENRSYATFDEISPNVINALIATEDSRFYEHRGIDEIALARVLVKSILMRNDASGGGSTISQQIAKNLFPRVDYGPLSMPVNKLREAIIAYRLERIYTKQEILALYLNTVPFAENIYGIEVASERFFSKSPRSLDVHEAAVIVGMLKANNYYNPRTHPDRALGRRNVVIDLMVKNDYLNAADAEKYKEKPLGVHYRLISYNQGPAPYFLERLKPELLDWCEDNLNEKGEPYNLYTDGLKITTTIDYNLQRYAQQSVKEYMKNLQKVFDNHWKSRDIFRENPEILKSAIQNQNTSGASYSEELKKYSAKTHASLFSWDGVKSAEVTRLDSLKHYLKLLNAGFIAIDPQSAQLKAWVGGIDYRFFKYDHVTAPRQTGSTFKPFVYLAALEEDISADTYFINQHKVYKEYKDWAPRNSHNEYGGYYSMKGALAKSLNTVSVEVLLEAGIDETIEIAEDLGISSELPDYPSLALGVASVSLKEMVEAFAGIVNDGKPVQSNYLLQIADKNGNILETFNYDLPDEPVVSPENCRAVINMMEAVVDEGTGRGIRTVYKIPGDFAGKTGTTQNNSDGWFIGLTPHLVTGCWVGADDPRVHFRTTTYGQGAYMALPIVGKFFYKTYRDKKFSHLQYSMFRDPEPELLAMLNEPSYKEVLDIEKHDFNFASIFGKKESSDLKDRPDATPETKEKGQLWKKIKSIFRKKDKN comes from the coding sequence GTGGCAAAAAAGAAAATAAATACAACTTCCCGGACCAAAAAACCGGTGAGCCGGAAAAAAGGCAAATCAAAAAAATCAAAGAAAAAATACCCGATTCTGAACTTTATCTTTAAAGCCGGAATTGTGGTCTTTTTACTGGGGTGTCTTTTCTTTATCCTGGTATTTCTTGGCGTTTTAGGACCGGTTCCATCAAAATCGCAGTTGCAGCAAATCAATAACCCGCTGGCATCGGAAGTTTATTCCATCGATGGAAAAATATTAGGACGGTATTACGTTGAAAACCGCAGTTACGCCACTTTTGATGAAATTTCGCCAAATGTAATAAATGCACTTATTGCAACCGAAGACTCCCGCTTTTACGAACATCGCGGTATTGACGAAATAGCTCTGGCCCGTGTATTGGTAAAATCTATTTTGATGCGTAACGATGCTTCCGGAGGTGGAAGTACCATTAGTCAGCAAATTGCCAAAAACCTTTTCCCTCGTGTTGATTATGGGCCTTTATCGATGCCGGTAAATAAATTACGCGAGGCAATAATTGCCTACCGTTTAGAGCGAATTTATACGAAGCAGGAAATTCTGGCTTTGTACCTGAATACAGTCCCATTTGCTGAAAATATCTATGGAATTGAAGTTGCTTCTGAACGTTTCTTTTCCAAATCGCCCAGAAGTCTTGATGTACACGAGGCTGCAGTTATTGTTGGTATGCTGAAAGCCAACAATTATTACAATCCGCGTACCCATCCCGATCGTGCCTTAGGTCGCCGTAATGTGGTAATCGATCTAATGGTAAAAAATGATTATCTGAATGCTGCTGATGCCGAAAAATACAAAGAGAAACCTTTGGGAGTGCATTATCGCCTGATTTCATATAACCAGGGGCCTGCTCCGTATTTTCTTGAACGTTTAAAGCCTGAATTGCTGGATTGGTGCGAGGATAATTTAAATGAGAAAGGAGAACCATACAATTTGTACACTGATGGATTAAAGATTACTACAACCATCGATTACAACCTCCAGCGTTATGCGCAGCAGTCGGTAAAAGAGTACATGAAGAACCTGCAGAAGGTATTCGACAATCATTGGAAATCAAGAGATATTTTCAGAGAAAATCCGGAAATCCTTAAAAGTGCCATCCAAAACCAAAACACAAGCGGTGCTTCTTATTCTGAAGAACTGAAAAAATATTCGGCAAAAACTCATGCATCGTTGTTTTCGTGGGACGGTGTTAAAAGTGCCGAAGTTACCCGACTTGATTCGCTAAAACACTATTTGAAATTATTAAATGCCGGATTTATTGCAATTGATCCGCAGAGTGCACAGCTGAAAGCATGGGTTGGCGGAATTGATTACCGCTTTTTTAAATACGACCATGTAACCGCACCGCGTCAAACGGGTTCAACATTTAAACCTTTCGTTTACCTGGCGGCTTTGGAGGAAGATATATCTGCTGATACATACTTTATAAATCAACACAAAGTTTACAAAGAATATAAAGACTGGGCGCCACGTAATTCGCACAATGAATATGGTGGCTATTACAGTATGAAAGGTGCTTTGGCAAAATCGTTGAATACGGTTTCAGTGGAAGTATTGCTCGAAGCAGGGATTGATGAAACGATAGAAATTGCTGAAGATCTTGGTATCTCCTCTGAGTTGCCTGATTATCCATCTCTGGCCTTGGGTGTAGCATCGGTTTCGTTAAAAGAAATGGTTGAAGCTTTTGCCGGAATAGTTAACGATGGCAAACCTGTTCAGTCGAACTACCTGTTGCAGATTGCCGATAAAAACGGGAATATTTTAGAGACATTTAACTACGATCTTCCTGATGAACCGGTGGTTTCTCCTGAAAATTGCAGGGCAGTTATTAATATGATGGAAGCCGTTGTTGACGAAGGAACCGGTAGAGGTATTCGAACAGTTTACAAAATTCCGGGCGACTTTGCAGGGAAAACCGGTACTACACAAAACAATTCTGATGGTTGGTTTATTGGTCTTACGCCTCATTTGGTAACAGGCTGTTGGGTTGGAGCTGATGATCCACGCGTACACTTCAGAACAACAACCTACGGACAAGGCGCCTACATGGCATTGCCCATTGTCGGAAAATTCTTTTATAAAACATACCGCGACAAAAAGTTTTCACATCTTCAATACAGCATGTTCCGCGATCCGGAACCCGAGCTGCTGGCGATGTTAAACGAGCCTTCTTATAAAGAGGTTCTGGATATTGAAAAGCACGACTTTAACTTTGCAAGCATTTTTGGTAAGAAAGAATCATCTGATTTGAAAGACCGTCCTGATGCCACCCCTGAAACAAAGGAAAAAGGTCAGCTTTGGAAAAAAATCAAGAGTATTTTTCGGAAAAAAGACAAAAATTAG
- a CDS encoding DUF456 domain-containing protein: MDILLIVLGSIFIISGILGCVLPIIPGPPLSYIGLLLLHFTERYQFSSKFLIIWAIITVVVYALDYLIPAWGTKKFGGSKRGVWGSIIGLVIGLFFFPPFGIIIGPFLGAVIGELTAGKESGEALKSGFGSFMGFLAGTLLKLITSGMMTWYFIKELIV; encoded by the coding sequence ATGGATATATTACTAATCGTTTTAGGATCAATATTTATAATCAGCGGAATTTTAGGATGTGTTTTACCCATAATCCCCGGTCCTCCGTTAAGTTACATTGGTTTGTTGCTGCTTCACTTTACCGAGCGCTACCAGTTCTCGTCGAAGTTCCTGATAATTTGGGCAATAATAACAGTAGTTGTTTATGCACTTGATTACCTTATTCCTGCCTGGGGTACCAAAAAATTTGGTGGCAGTAAACGTGGTGTTTGGGGCAGTATAATCGGGTTGGTAATTGGTCTGTTTTTCTTCCCACCGTTCGGAATTATTATTGGCCCTTTCCTTGGGGCTGTAATTGGTGAGCTTACTGCAGGAAAAGAATCCGGAGAAGCGTTAAAATCAGGATTTGGTTCGTTTATGGGCTTTCTGGCCGGAACACTGTTAAAGTTAATTACTTCGGGAATGATGACCTGGTATTTTATAAAAGAGCTTATCGTTTAA
- a CDS encoding type II CAAX endopeptidase family protein: MEEYRTKYYPTILQGIHLVILYIFIQTVVDFPLAVIDYYKGTEYLYNPIKKIALGVGSVVFILLYGIKKAKAPVLEIFPLKLFNPLIFLPVITFLWGAHNFLEDVNIWVEKMLPAPPWFWELFDRIFEGDYGFMGAFLKVAVVAPVIEELIFRGLLLNGFRKNYNGFVAVFMSALLFSLFHLNPWQMPATFVLGLLLGWLMLRTNNILVAIIGHSINNALVLLSVTYWQQIREHSIYLLERNNLLILSSFIMALSVVLIYFTSIPWFGKRR; encoded by the coding sequence ATGGAAGAATACCGCACTAAATATTATCCAACCATTTTACAGGGAATTCACCTTGTTATCTTGTATATTTTTATTCAAACTGTTGTTGATTTTCCGCTGGCAGTAATCGATTACTATAAAGGCACTGAATACTTATACAACCCAATAAAAAAAATTGCACTGGGAGTTGGCTCAGTGGTGTTTATCCTTCTTTACGGAATTAAAAAAGCAAAAGCACCTGTTCTTGAGATTTTCCCTTTAAAACTTTTCAATCCACTTATATTCTTGCCGGTAATTACTTTTCTTTGGGGAGCACATAATTTCCTCGAAGATGTTAATATATGGGTAGAAAAAATGTTGCCAGCCCCACCCTGGTTTTGGGAACTTTTCGATCGTATTTTTGAAGGTGATTATGGTTTTATGGGGGCTTTTCTGAAAGTGGCAGTGGTTGCTCCTGTAATTGAAGAATTAATATTCAGAGGATTGCTATTGAATGGATTCCGAAAAAACTACAATGGTTTTGTAGCTGTATTTATGTCGGCACTTTTATTCTCGTTATTTCACTTAAATCCGTGGCAAATGCCGGCTACTTTTGTATTGGGATTGCTTCTCGGATGGTTGATGTTGCGCACCAATAATATCCTGGTTGCCATAATTGGGCATTCTATTAATAATGCCCTGGTTTTGCTTTCAGTTACCTATTGGCAACAAATTCGCGAACATTCCATTTACCTTTTAGAACGAAACAACCTTTTAATATTAAGTAGTTTTATAATGGCATTATCGGTGGTACTTATCTATTTTACAAGTATTCCGTGGTTTGGCAAACGCCGATGA
- a CDS encoding GtrA family protein, with translation MRNILEKIGKMIINLVDWFYFPFLHFLPREIFRYAATGGANTLLDISLYFIFYRFVIKMQIVDLGFIAISPHIAAFLIVFPITFTTGFFLAKYVTFTSSELKGRIQLFRYLLTVGGSIILNYVFLKFFVEYCGLYATLSKIITTLLVIVYSYMAQRYFTFKTGKKLIPARKRS, from the coding sequence ATGCGTAATATTCTGGAGAAAATTGGTAAAATGATCATCAACCTGGTTGATTGGTTTTATTTTCCATTTTTGCATTTTTTGCCACGAGAGATTTTTCGCTATGCTGCTACCGGCGGTGCAAATACTTTGCTTGATATTAGTCTGTATTTTATTTTCTATCGTTTTGTGATTAAAATGCAAATTGTTGATTTGGGCTTTATCGCAATCAGTCCGCACATTGCTGCTTTTCTTATCGTTTTCCCAATAACGTTTACAACCGGTTTCTTTTTGGCAAAATATGTAACTTTTACCTCGTCGGAATTAAAAGGACGTATTCAACTCTTTAGGTACCTGCTTACCGTTGGCGGATCTATTATTCTCAACTATGTATTCCTGAAATTCTTTGTAGAATATTGCGGTTTATATGCCACCTTGTCAAAAATTATAACTACTCTTCTTGTAATTGTTTACAGCTATATGGCTCAACGATATTTTACGTTCAAAACCGGCAAAAAATTAATTCCTGCACGAAAACGTTCGTAA
- the arfB gene encoding alternative ribosome rescue aminoacyl-tRNA hydrolase ArfB: protein MRLSETQKDQIINELKISAVRSSGPGGQNVNKVNTKIELRFNLNDTAVFTEAQKQRLGIKLKNRINADGVIVLFESSERSQLKNKQKAVAKLIELIEKALTRAKRRVKTKPTASSKLKRLEKKKQHSNKKQLRQRPDL from the coding sequence ATGAGACTTTCGGAAACACAAAAAGACCAAATTATAAACGAATTAAAAATTTCAGCCGTTCGCAGCAGCGGTCCCGGTGGCCAAAACGTAAATAAGGTAAATACAAAAATAGAGCTACGTTTTAACCTGAATGACACCGCTGTTTTTACCGAAGCTCAAAAACAAAGGCTTGGTATAAAATTAAAGAACCGAATAAATGCAGACGGTGTAATTGTACTTTTCGAGAGTAGCGAACGCAGTCAATTAAAAAATAAACAAAAGGCCGTCGCAAAACTTATCGAACTGATTGAAAAGGCTTTAACACGTGCTAAACGACGAGTAAAGACAAAACCCACAGCTTCGTCGAAATTAAAGCGACTGGAGAAGAAAAAGCAACACTCGAATAAAAAACAGCTACGTCAACGCCCTGATTTATAA
- a CDS encoding Crp/Fnr family transcriptional regulator: MKDNIENLDDLNAYKTRVQYLKGETIFKQGAFAPYVMYVVEGLVKVYLQTGVDKNMNISVASEGEFLAFSSVFGEPVHTYSAQAISNTQICMIEKESLKQILLDNPEFALKITSQNYTNERHLFEVIKNISYKQMRGKLASALLYLGQEEFTKKKIFEFLTRQDIADFASISAESAIKFLKEFEKENIITLNGKNIIVDDTAQLMNISKNG; this comes from the coding sequence TTGAAAGACAACATAGAAAATTTGGACGACCTGAATGCATATAAAACCCGTGTTCAGTATCTAAAAGGCGAAACAATCTTTAAACAGGGTGCATTTGCGCCTTATGTAATGTACGTTGTTGAAGGACTGGTAAAAGTATACCTACAAACCGGGGTTGATAAGAACATGAATATCAGCGTTGCTTCAGAAGGTGAATTTTTAGCGTTTTCGTCGGTATTTGGCGAGCCGGTTCACACATATTCTGCCCAGGCAATCAGCAACACACAAATATGTATGATTGAAAAAGAGAGTCTGAAACAGATTTTGCTTGATAATCCTGAATTCGCCTTAAAAATTACATCGCAAAACTACACAAATGAAAGGCACCTGTTTGAAGTCATTAAAAATATTTCTTACAAACAAATGCGCGGAAAACTGGCGTCTGCTTTACTTTATCTGGGCCAGGAAGAGTTTACCAAAAAGAAAATTTTCGAGTTTCTTACACGTCAGGATATTGCTGATTTTGCTTCCATTTCGGCAGAAAGTGCCATTAAATTTTTAAAAGAGTTTGAGAAAGAAAACATTATTACCCTTAATGGCAAAAATATTATTGTCGATGATACTGCTCAACTCATGAATATCAGCAAAAACGGTTAA
- a CDS encoding thioredoxin yields MKLLRTGLPEIESAAELEKVLAENENVMVCCGRMGPMCFPVYNIMERLDKERDNVKFMVMAFDNPEAAPIRNAPECRGFMGLPFTMYYKNGKVAKATTSIQTQEQIAGILDEQFGS; encoded by the coding sequence ATGAAGCTTTTAAGAACAGGATTACCTGAAATAGAATCGGCGGCCGAACTGGAAAAAGTATTGGCAGAAAACGAGAATGTAATGGTTTGTTGTGGCCGGATGGGCCCGATGTGTTTCCCGGTTTACAATATCATGGAACGCCTTGACAAGGAACGTGATAACGTAAAATTTATGGTAATGGCTTTTGATAATCCGGAAGCTGCTCCAATACGAAATGCACCCGAATGCAGAGGTTTTATGGGGTTGCCGTTCACTATGTATTACAAAAACGGCAAGGTTGCCAAGGCAACAACAAGTATTCAAACACAGGAACAGATTGCCGGAATTCTGGACGAACAGTTTGGTAGTTAA
- a CDS encoding OsmC family protein → MAKQEIKVSWKEKMAFEAEVNGHKIMLDAAEAVGGEDCGPRPKPLMLTALAGCTGMDVISILKKMRVDVKDFNVVVEGDLTDEHPKQYYKMNVIYEFKGKDLPLEKLKKAVSLSEERYCGVSALYKKAIELTSEIKILD, encoded by the coding sequence ATGGCAAAACAGGAAATAAAAGTTAGCTGGAAAGAAAAAATGGCTTTTGAAGCCGAGGTAAACGGGCATAAAATAATGCTCGATGCTGCAGAAGCAGTTGGTGGTGAAGACTGCGGTCCGCGGCCCAAACCGCTTATGCTTACTGCGCTGGCAGGTTGCACCGGAATGGATGTTATTTCTATTCTGAAGAAAATGCGTGTTGACGTGAAAGATTTTAATGTTGTTGTTGAAGGTGACTTAACTGATGAGCATCCGAAGCAATATTATAAAATGAATGTTATCTATGAGTTTAAAGGAAAAGATCTTCCATTGGAAAAACTAAAAAAAGCAGTTAGTTTGTCGGAAGAAAGGTATTGTGGAGTAAGCGCGCTTTACAAAAAAGCCATAGAGCTTACTTCTGAAATTAAAATTTTAGATTAA
- the trxA gene encoding thioredoxin has protein sequence MSTTIIVILIVLAVLVVLIVVNYYRMKNAKPVANSKRIKVLNNKNFKAATKRGVVLLDFWAPWCGPCKIIAPTLNDIADSQTDFMVAKVNVDHNQQLAQKFKVRNIPTMLILKDGKEAGRIVGVKTKRTILKEVDAVMAG, from the coding sequence ATGTCGACAACAATAATTGTAATTCTAATTGTTCTTGCCGTGTTGGTGGTACTTATTGTGGTAAATTACTACCGAATGAAAAATGCCAAACCGGTAGCTAACAGCAAACGAATTAAAGTATTAAACAACAAAAATTTTAAAGCCGCCACCAAACGGGGAGTGGTGCTGCTCGATTTTTGGGCTCCATGGTGTGGACCATGTAAAATTATTGCACCTACATTGAACGACATTGCCGATAGCCAGACTGATTTTATGGTGGCAAAAGTTAATGTGGATCATAACCAGCAATTGGCTCAAAAATTTAAAGTACGCAATATTCCAACCATGCTAATTTTAAAAGATGGTAAAGAAGCCGGGCGTATTGTTGGTGTAAAAACCAAGCGCACAATTCTGAAAGAGGTTGACGCTGTGATGGCCGGATAG
- a CDS encoding glycine betaine ABC transporter substrate-binding protein codes for MLKLKRLGILFVAATLLLSIVSCSNSGSKKSGDEQKKEINILYPNWAEGIAFTHLAKVALEANGFEVELTNLEPGLIYGELSKDNSKGDVFMDAWLPNTHKDYWADYGDKLVKLGESFSGGTTGLVVPSYVTINSIEELNANEEKFDGEIIGIGSGAGIHANTEKAIEEYGLDFEQITSSGPAMVASLEKAIKNNEWIVVTGWKPHFKWAKNDLKYLEDPKGVYPKDVCGIISRRGFAEDMPKAGTFFKNFNLEETQLYDLMGKISEAGEETGAQQFYEANKAMLDGWFK; via the coding sequence ATGCTAAAATTAAAAAGATTAGGAATTCTATTTGTAGCTGCAACGTTACTATTATCGATTGTATCGTGTTCAAATAGTGGATCAAAAAAATCGGGTGACGAACAAAAGAAAGAAATAAACATCCTTTACCCAAACTGGGCTGAAGGTATTGCCTTTACACATCTGGCAAAAGTTGCTCTTGAAGCCAATGGTTTTGAAGTGGAACTAACTAACCTTGAGCCAGGTTTGATTTATGGCGAATTATCGAAAGATAACTCGAAAGGCGATGTATTTATGGATGCCTGGTTACCAAATACGCACAAGGATTACTGGGCAGACTACGGAGACAAACTGGTAAAACTCGGTGAATCATTTAGTGGAGGAACAACTGGCTTGGTAGTTCCTTCGTATGTAACCATTAATTCTATTGAAGAACTGAATGCCAACGAAGAAAAATTCGATGGAGAGATCATTGGAATTGGTAGTGGTGCAGGAATTCATGCGAATACTGAGAAAGCTATTGAAGAATATGGTTTGGATTTCGAACAAATTACTTCGAGTGGCCCTGCAATGGTTGCCAGTCTTGAGAAAGCCATTAAAAACAACGAATGGATTGTTGTTACCGGTTGGAAACCTCACTTCAAATGGGCCAAAAACGATTTGAAATACCTGGAAGATCCAAAAGGTGTTTATCCCAAAGATGTTTGTGGTATTATCTCACGCAGAGGATTTGCTGAAGATATGCCAAAAGCAGGCACTTTCTTTAAAAACTTCAATCTTGAAGAAACCCAACTTTACGATTTGATGGGTAAAATTTCAGAAGCTGGTGAAGAAACAGGTGCACAACAGTTTTACGAAGCTAACAAAGCAATGCTTGATGGTTGGTTTAAGTAA